The nucleotide sequence agtttccttttttttttgtgtacgAGATAATTGGTAATTATCCTATTCTCCTAGTATCACTCTTTGGAGAAAGACGAAGGAGGTTTAGGTAAGCTTGGAACGCAGCTTGTTCTCTTAAACTATTTTGGCAATACGATCATCCCCTTTCATATCTCTTGAAATTAATAGTTAATATATTCTCCCTTTTTTTGTGTTCATCCTCAGACTCTTCCTTGCTCATCACGCCAAGTTGATGAAGCCGTAAGGTTGCCGGAATCCTTTTTTCTATGATATCCACGGACCTGCTGAGCCCTTGTTCGCTCTTACTCGGCCGTTTTTTGAGCCGTCACCAGCAGCTAGAAGATGCAGACTTGTTTcaaaagatgatgaagaagctgatGTTTCCTCAGATGATTTTCCTTCTGACATGTTTGATCAAGTTGATGATCCAAGTAAGGAGTCCTTAGATTGTTCTCGTTCATGTttctattagattttttttccacttcctGTGTGTGTTTAGGTCTAATGTGAAACAGACTCTAActagttttgttttcttctaaCTACATTCTTATGTAATGACAGTTCTTGTTTCTCTGTTTAATATGaaagttgttttctttttcttggcaGAAGTGCATAAGTCTTATTTGATTTGAATGGAAATTTTGAAACCGTGATTCATAACACACAGAAACATTTCAAATACAACCAAAAGTACAGAAACAGAGAGGCACTTCAGAGCATTGACTAAACCGGTGTTCGGCTTATGACAGGatcatcactaaaataatcATGACTAAACCTGATTCCAGCTTGACCATGACTCAAAACCACCTCATACTCCCCATTTACAACAGACCCATCTTTACTCGAGACCTCTCTTCTCAACTCAACATAAGCACAATAGTCGACTTCGTACACAGTTGTATCTTTATAGAAAGTCGAAAATGTAGTTCCTACTCCTTCCCCTAAAAACACCATCAAATAGGCTTCGAATTAGAATGTAACTTCACACAGTAAATTAGTAAAAAAGTTAGGGACTTTCTTACCGTGGGTGACTAGGAGCAAGTTCTCTGTAGGATACTTATCAGCAAGAGCCTTTACAATTTTAACATAACGTTCTCTGCAACCTTCCACAGACTCTTCCCATTTTGGcatctgaacaaaaaaaaaagagtttatattaaattacaaaacgaaaaatggaaaaaaagatAGAAACTTTTGAAAGGTTCTAAAAGAGATTCACCTCTTTATAAACCATATCCACATTATGATCAACCATTCCCTCAGGAAAGAAAGCTTCAAGATCTGATAACCTGAAGTCAAAGTTTCCATCTTTAGGAGCAAGCTCACGCCTTATAGCCACCGAGTTCAACATCTCACACAAACCATACTCAATAGCAACCTGTACAACACGACAAGTAGTAACTACAATCAACATCTGATCAGCACACTACTCTATTAGAAAGTCTTCTAAAAATCGGTGTAGGCGGAACTAAAGCTAAATCGGACCTAAACAAAACAacttttctataaaataaattaaaaaatcagacttcaacaaaacaattttttttaaacaaaaatttaaaaatcggTCTATACTATAAAGTGTCTAATTGACGTCCagtgatttttttgaaaattgctATTTAGGAACAGAACACTAGTCAGTTAGGAACAGAACATGCTTAAATGTTCAAATTCCGACAAAACAGGGGATGATCTGTTGACCTTGAGCTTAGATGTATCAATGGAAGGGACGTCTTTGGAAGACATGGCGTTAGGGTCAACATTGACCGCGGAAAGTGCTGAGACAACCTCGGAAGCTGTCTGAATACATCGGAGGAAAGGGGAGACGAAGACGCGGTGAATCGGGATCTGAGATCGGATCCTTTGACCGGTTCTGAAAGCTCGAATCATGCCGTCTTGAACTAGAGGCGGATCCCAGGGTCTCGCAGCTGTTGAGACCCAAAGTGGCTCGAAGTTGTCGATTCGATCGCCGTGGCGCATCACGAAGACGTGTTGGTAGGCATCGTTGTTGGGTTTTGGAGATGAGTCCATATTGtttcttttgtctctctcttcGATGTCGCTTTTGCTGGTGTGTGTGTGTCGTTTCTTTGCGACtcggtttatatatataagaaacgtttttttttttaacttttcttaACGTCATTATCAGAGCACAGTGGAACTGTAAAAACAAATTTACTATTTAGAACTTGATAGGTTTTGTTATTACCAACTATAGAACATTGTGTTTCCAGGTGATAAGTTGTTAGCTTTTGATAAcgattacaattttttttaaaaaaaatttcgtaTTGATCTGAATTACTCGAAATTAAAATCTTGTTTTCTAGAACATTTACGGTTGAGAACACTActtgtaaataaataataaaatgtatttttagaaataa is from Brassica napus cultivar Da-Ae chromosome A4, Da-Ae, whole genome shotgun sequence and encodes:
- the LOC106445094 gene encoding uncharacterized protein LOC106445094 — translated: MDSSPKPNNDAYQHVFVMRHGDRIDNFEPLWVSTAARPWDPPLVQDGMIRAFRTGQRIRSQIPIHRVFVSPFLRCIQTASEVVSALSAVNVDPNAMSSKDVPSIDTSKLKVAIEYGLCEMLNSVAIRRELAPKDGNFDFRLSDLEAFFPEGMVDHNVDMVYKEMPKWEESVEGCRERYVKIVKALADKYPTENLLLVTHGEGVGTTFSTFYKDTTVYEVDYCAYVELRREVSSKDGSVVNGEYEVVLSHGQAGIRFSHDYFSDDPVISRTPV